A single region of the Octopus bimaculoides isolate UCB-OBI-ISO-001 chromosome 6, ASM119413v2, whole genome shotgun sequence genome encodes:
- the LOC128248056 gene encoding uncharacterized protein LOC128248056, whose amino-acid sequence MIMTRLFPFCFLFLTALTAFIEAHYVECHGCFYGNKCRKNKQRWFEKTTASCAWKSCELIGVVQWQIITNSVYCRREDGTCIRKDTTWVTFENGICWTHECKYLGIKRVDISSKSGGICLRQKRDLPIANRSENQTSLL is encoded by the exons ATGATTATGACACGACTATTTCCTTTTTGCTTCTTGTTTTTGACAGCATTAACAGCTTTTATAGAAGCACATTACGTCG agtGTCATGGATGTTTCTACGGGAATAAATGCCGCAAAAACAAGCAAAGATGGTTTGAAAAGACAACAGCTAGCTGTGCCTGGAAAAGCTGTGAGCTTATTGGTGTAGTTCAATGGCAAATAATTACAAATTCTGTGT ATTGTCGGAGGGAAGATGGTACGTGTATTAGGAAAGATACAACTTGGGTGACCTTCGAAAACGGTATATGCTGGACTCACGAGTGCAAATATTTGGGAATTAAACGCGTTGATATCTCATCAAAATCAGGTGGAATATGTTTACGTCA AAAGAGAGACTTACCAATCGCAAACCGAAGCGAAAACCAAACCAGTTTATTATAA